A region of Parcubacteria group bacterium ADurb.Bin159 DNA encodes the following proteins:
- the trpS gene encoding Tryptophan--tRNA ligase — protein sequence MKQRVLSGIKPTGGLHIGNYFGAMKQFVDLQDEYECFIFIADYHAFNQIYNPRLLSCYTFETIKAYLAVGLNPKKVILFKQSDIPPVTELTWIFNCLVPMGLLKTAHAYKDAVAKKQSVNMGLFCYPVLMAADILIYKSHLVPVGQDQSQHIEMAREIAKKFNHLFGKTFIIPQPLIKKEVAIVKGLDGRKMSKSYNNTIELFESEETTRKKVMSMVTDSRPPEEPKDPETCNIFALHKLFSQKELPKIAKRYREGKISYRESKEILAKNINDFLRPIRKKKQELDKNPDYIKKVLNKGKEKALAVANQTLEEVKKKIGVE from the coding sequence ATGAAACAAAGAGTTCTTTCAGGAATAAAGCCCACAGGGGGCTTGCATATTGGCAATTATTTCGGCGCAATGAAGCAATTTGTTGATTTGCAGGACGAATATGAATGTTTTATTTTTATTGCCGATTACCACGCTTTTAATCAAATTTATAATCCCCGCCTTCTCTCTTGCTATACTTTTGAAACAATTAAGGCCTATTTAGCCGTAGGACTTAATCCTAAAAAGGTTATTTTATTCAAACAATCAGATATCCCGCCGGTTACGGAGTTAACTTGGATTTTCAATTGTCTTGTTCCTATGGGGCTCTTGAAAACCGCTCATGCCTATAAAGATGCCGTAGCCAAAAAACAATCGGTTAATATGGGTTTATTTTGTTATCCTGTTTTAATGGCAGCGGATATTTTAATTTACAAATCTCATCTTGTCCCAGTGGGGCAAGATCAGTCGCAACATATAGAAATGGCTAGAGAAATAGCCAAAAAATTTAATCATCTTTTTGGCAAAACATTTATTATCCCCCAGCCTTTGATTAAAAAAGAAGTGGCTATAGTCAAGGGTTTAGATGGGAGAAAAATGAGTAAAAGTTATAATAATACCATCGAGCTATTTGAATCAGAAGAAACAACAAGAAAAAAAGTGATGTCTATGGTAACTGATTCCCGACCGCCGGAAGAGCCTAAAGACCCGGAAACTTGCAATATCTTTGCCTTACATAAATTATTTAGCCAAAAAGAATTGCCTAAAATTGCCAAAAGATACAGAGAAGGAAAAATTTCTTATCGAGAATCAAAAGAGATTTTAGCTAAAAATATTAACGATTTTTTGCGGCCTATCAGAAAGAAAAAGCAAGAATTAGATAAAAATCCTGATTATATAAAAAAAGTTTTAAATAAAGGGAAAGAAAAAGCATTAGCAGTGGCGAATCAAACCCTTGAAGAGGTAAAAAAGAAAATAGGAGTAGAATAA
- the bcrC_1 gene encoding Undecaprenyl-diphosphatase BcrC, which translates to MNLETNLFFFFNNLAGKSINLDAIIIFFAEYFPYFLIGFFILFLILSPIPKKEKIYILITTILILAANLVITGIIRYFYHRPRPFLALPCQNLITENSYSFPSRHATFSFALAMIVYLFNKKWGIGFFIAAIVISLSRIAAGVHYPSDILGGMIIGIAISWIIFHLSKKYTTKFIKKSANK; encoded by the coding sequence ATGAATTTAGAAACAAATTTATTTTTCTTTTTCAATAATTTAGCTGGAAAATCAATTAATCTTGATGCTATAATTATTTTTTTTGCCGAGTATTTTCCGTATTTTTTAATAGGATTTTTTATTCTCTTTCTTATTCTATCTCCAATCCCCAAAAAAGAAAAAATTTATATTTTAATTACCACTATTTTAATACTGGCGGCTAATTTAGTTATTACTGGAATAATCCGTTATTTCTATCACCGGCCTAGACCATTTCTTGCTCTTCCCTGCCAAAATCTTATTACGGAAAATAGTTATTCTTTTCCCTCAAGACACGCTACCTTTTCTTTTGCCTTGGCAATGATTGTTTATTTATTTAATAAAAAGTGGGGAATAGGATTTTTTATAGCAGCAATAGTTATTTCTCTTAGCCGAATTGCCGCTGGGGTACATTATCCTTCTGATATTTTGGGGGGAATGATTATAGGCATAGCTATTAGCTGGATTATATTTCACTTGTCAAAAAAATATACTACTAAATTCATAAAAAAATCGGCTAATAAATAA